The window CGCGATGTTCGACCAAGGCGTGCCGTGCTCGGCCGCTTCGCGAACCATGTAGTCGCACATCCTGCGCTCCGCTTCCTCGCGGGTGAGGACGGAGGGCGGCTGGCGATAAAAGACCTCGTCCCATTGCGCGAGCCACCACGGGTTGTGATATGCCTCGCGCCCGATCATCACGCCGTCGAGCAGGCGCAGATGCGCCAGCATCTGCGCGTTGTCGTTGAAGCCGCCGTTGATCGAGATGGCGAGCTCGGGAAAGTCATGCTTGAGCCGGTGCACGAGTTCGTAGCGCAGCGGCGGCACCTCGCGGTTCTGCTTGGGCGACAGGCCGTTCAGCCAGGCATTGCGCGCATGGACGATGAAGGTGCGGCAACCTGCTTCGCTCACCATGCCGACGAAATCGCGCACGAATTCATAGGACTCGGTCTTGTCGATGCCGATGCGGTGCTTGACGGTGACCGGCACGCTCACGACATCGACCATGGCCTTCACGCAGTCGTAAACGAGCTGCGGTTCGTTCATCAGGCAGGCACCGAAGGCGCCGCGCTGCACGCGCTCGCTGGGGCACCCGCAGTTGAGGTTGATTTCGTCGTAGCCCCACGCCTCGCCGAGCTTCGCGCAATGCGCCAGCTCCGCTGCCTCGCTGCCACCGAGCTGCAGCGCAACCGGATGTTCCTCGGCGTTGAAGCGCAGATGCCGCGGCACGTCGCCATGGATCAGCGCACCGGTGGTCACCATTTCGGTGTAGAGCAAGGCGCGGCGCGTCAGCAGGCGGTGGAAGTACCTGCAATGGCGATCGGTCCAGTCCATCATCGGCGCGCACGAAACGCGGCCGGCCCAGGTGTGTTCAGTGTCCATCGATATCCATGGCCTGCCATGGAGGTCCTTCAAGCAGGAGCGCATTTTCAAGCGCAAGGCGCGCGCGGCAGGGTCTTCGCATTTTGCCCTTTGCGGCGCACCTCGCGAGCTGCGGCGCCTCAACGCTCGCACGCACCCCGGCGCAGCACCTGGTGATCGGCTCGATCAGGCGGATGTCGGCCCGCTGGCCGCGATGGTTGTCCTGTCGAAATGGCGGACCTGGACCATGGCAATGGGGCGGCGCGCCCCCCTTGCCCCAACGGAGCAAAAAAAAGAGCTCGCCGAAGCGAGCTCAAATGATTGCCTTTGCAGCAATCCCCCAGAGAAACCATGGACGTAGTTTGCGCCGATTCCCCCAAGAAGCGCGTGAAGAAATAGACGGATCGCCGGCCAGAAACTGATGCTTTGTGACGGCAATGGCAGATCGCGTGTCTATTGCGCAGCCCGGCTCCCGCAGCCACGGCTGCGACCCTGCCCGCCGCACGGCGCGGCGGGCAGTTCGCAGGCCCGATGTCCCGGAAATCACAGGCTTCGCCGCAGCCGCGTAACATGCCTTGGCAGCGGCCGGCGTGCCGCCGCCTCCACCCTTTTTCGCCCGTGCCCTTCGCCGAATTTCATCCTGCCGTCAGCGGTTGGTTCCGCCGCAGCTTTGCCGCTCCCACCGAGGCGCAGAAGGCCGCCTGGCCCGCCATTCGCGCCGGACGCCACACGCTGGTCGCGGCTCCCACGGGTTCGGGCAAGACGCTGACCGCCTTTCTTGCCGCGCTGGACGCGCTCGTGCGCCAGGGCCTCGCGCCTGGAGGCCTGCCGGACGAGACCACGGTCGTGTATGTCTCGCCCCTCAAGGCGCTGTCCAACGACATCCACTTGAACCTCGAAGCGCCCCTGGCGGGCATCCGCGCGGAGCTGGCCGCACTGGGCATGCCGGATGTGGAAATCCGCACCGCCGTTCGCACCGGCGACACGCCCTCCAAGGACCGCCGACACAGCCTGCGCAAGCCGCCGCACATCCTCGTGACCACGCCCGAGTCGCTCTATGTGCTGCTTGGCTCGGCATCCGGACGAGGCATGCTGTCCCCCGTGCGCACGGTGATCGTGGATGAGATCCACGCCATTGCCGGAGGCAAGCGTGGAAGTCATCTGGCGCTCTCGCTCGAGCGGCTGCAAATGCTTTGCGGGCGCCCGCTCACCCGCATCGGCCTGTCGGCCACGCAGAAGCCGGTCGAAGAAGTCGCTCGCTTCCTCGTGGGTGCGGGCCATGTGCATGGAGGCGTAGCCGACTGCAAGATCGTCGACATCGGCTACGCCAAGGAACGCGACCTCGGCCTCGAGCTGCCCCCGCAGCCGCTGGGGGCGGTGATGACGCACGAGCAATGGGAGCAGGTGTATGCGCGCGTGGCCGAACTGGTGCTGCTGCACCGAACCACGCTGGTCTTCGTCAATACGCGCCGCATGGCCGAGCGTGCAGCGCGACATCTGGGCGAGCGCCTGGGCAAGGAGGCAGTGGCAGCGCACCACGGAAGCCTGGCCAAGGAGGCGCGGCTCGATGCCGAGCGGCGCCTCAAGCGGGGCGAGCTCCAGGTGCTGGTGGCGACGGCGTCGCTGGAACTCGGGCTGGACATCGGTGACGTGGACCTGGTGTGCCAACTGGGCTCGCCGCGTTCCATCGCCGCCTTCCTGCAGCGCGCAGGGCGCTCGGGCCACGCGGTGGGTGGCACGCCCAAGGCGCGCCTCTTCCCGCAATCGCGCGACGAATTGGTCGAGTGCGCGGCGCTCCTGGATTGCATACGCCGCGGCGAACTCGACGCCCTGCGCCTGCCGCGTGCGCCGTTCGACGTGCTGGCGCAGCAGATCGTCGCCGAAACCGCCTGCCGCGAGTGGGACGAGGACGCCCTGTTCGCCCTGGTGCGCCGCGCCTGGCCCTATGCGCAGCTCGCACGCGAGCAGTACGACGCGGTGGTACGCATGCTGGTCGAGGGCTTCGCCACCCGCAACGGGCCGCGCGCCGGCTATGTGCACAAGGATGCGGTGCACCACCGCCTGCGCGAGCGCCGCGGCGCCCGCCTCACGGCCTTGACCTCGGGCGGCACCATCCCGGAGACCGGCGACTACAGCGTGCTGCTCGAGCCGCAGGCGCACCAGATCGGCACGGTCAACGAGGACTTCGCGGTCGAGAGCCTGGCGGGCGACGTGTTCCAGCTTGGCAACACCAGCTATCGCATCCTGCGCATCGAGGCGGGCCGCGTGCGCGTGGAGGACGCGCAGGGCGCAGCGCCCAACATCCCGTTCTGGCTCGGCGAAGCCCCGGGGCGCAGCGATGAGCTGTCCTTCGGCGTCTCGAGGCTGCGCGAGGAGCTCGGCGAACACATCGCCGCGCACGGCGCGGCCAGTGCCGTGCGGTGGCTGCAGGCGGCGATGGCGCTGTCCGAGGATGCTGCTCGCCAGCTTGTCGACCACTTGGCGCGCACGCTCGCCGTCCTGGGCGTGCTGCCGAGCCAGCGGCAGATCGTCTTCGAGCGCTTCTTCGACGAATCGGGGGGCATGCAACTGGTCATCCATTCGCCCTTCGGCAGCCGGCTGAACCGCGCCTGGGGCCTGGCGCTGCGCAAGCGCTTCTGCCGCAAATTCAACTTCGAGCTCCAGGCTGCGGCGACCGAGGACGCCATCGTGCTGTCGCTGTCGACCAGCCACAGCTTCGCGCTCGACGAAGTGGCGCGCTATTTGCATTCGGCTACCGCGCTGGACGTGCTGATGCAGGCGCTGCTGGACGCGCCGCTCTTCGGCGTGCGCTGGCGCTGGAACGCGACTACCGCCCTCGCGCTGCCGCGCTTCCTCGGCGGCCGCAAGGTGCCGCCGCAACTGCAACGCATGAAGTCCGAGGACCTGCTGGCCAGCGTGTTCCCCGACCTGGTGGCCTGCGCCGAGAACGTGGCGGGCGAGCGTGAAATCCCTGGCCATCCACTGATCGCACAGACGCTGGACGACTGCCTGCACGACGCAATGGACGCCGAAGGCTGGCTGCGCCTGCTGCGCCGCATCGAAGCGGGCGAGGTCCAGGTGACCGCGCGCGACTTGCCCGCCCCCTCGCCACTCGCCGCCGAAGTGCTGAACGCGCGCCCCTACGCCTTCCTGGATGACGCGCCATTGGAAGAGCGGCGTACACAGGCCGTGCAGAGTCGACGCTACGCCGA is drawn from Variovorax sp. PBS-H4 and contains these coding sequences:
- the dusA gene encoding tRNA dihydrouridine(20/20a) synthase DusA, which encodes MDTEHTWAGRVSCAPMMDWTDRHCRYFHRLLTRRALLYTEMVTTGALIHGDVPRHLRFNAEEHPVALQLGGSEAAELAHCAKLGEAWGYDEINLNCGCPSERVQRGAFGACLMNEPQLVYDCVKAMVDVVSVPVTVKHRIGIDKTESYEFVRDFVGMVSEAGCRTFIVHARNAWLNGLSPKQNREVPPLRYELVHRLKHDFPELAISINGGFNDNAQMLAHLRLLDGVMIGREAYHNPWWLAQWDEVFYRQPPSVLTREEAERRMCDYMVREAAEHGTPWSNIARHMLGLRNGLPGARRWRQVWSDHRLKALPPHEVMAIAHEPAAAVA
- a CDS encoding DEAD/DEAH box helicase, encoding MPWQRPACRRLHPFSPVPFAEFHPAVSGWFRRSFAAPTEAQKAAWPAIRAGRHTLVAAPTGSGKTLTAFLAALDALVRQGLAPGGLPDETTVVYVSPLKALSNDIHLNLEAPLAGIRAELAALGMPDVEIRTAVRTGDTPSKDRRHSLRKPPHILVTTPESLYVLLGSASGRGMLSPVRTVIVDEIHAIAGGKRGSHLALSLERLQMLCGRPLTRIGLSATQKPVEEVARFLVGAGHVHGGVADCKIVDIGYAKERDLGLELPPQPLGAVMTHEQWEQVYARVAELVLLHRTTLVFVNTRRMAERAARHLGERLGKEAVAAHHGSLAKEARLDAERRLKRGELQVLVATASLELGLDIGDVDLVCQLGSPRSIAAFLQRAGRSGHAVGGTPKARLFPQSRDELVECAALLDCIRRGELDALRLPRAPFDVLAQQIVAETACREWDEDALFALVRRAWPYAQLAREQYDAVVRMLVEGFATRNGPRAGYVHKDAVHHRLRERRGARLTALTSGGTIPETGDYSVLLEPQAHQIGTVNEDFAVESLAGDVFQLGNTSYRILRIEAGRVRVEDAQGAAPNIPFWLGEAPGRSDELSFGVSRLREELGEHIAAHGAASAVRWLQAAMALSEDAARQLVDHLARTLAVLGVLPSQRQIVFERFFDESGGMQLVIHSPFGSRLNRAWGLALRKRFCRKFNFELQAAATEDAIVLSLSTSHSFALDEVARYLHSATALDVLMQALLDAPLFGVRWRWNATTALALPRFLGGRKVPPQLQRMKSEDLLASVFPDLVACAENVAGEREIPGHPLIAQTLDDCLHDAMDAEGWLRLLRRIEAGEVQVTARDLPAPSPLAAEVLNARPYAFLDDAPLEERRTQAVQSRRYADPESADDLGRLDADAIESVREEAWPRPRHADEMHEALNALAVLTDEEVARDAAWEPWLAALADAGRAARIVPPGTGGGLWVAAERLSLARVVYPCAPLQPAIEPPAGYARGPSTRDEALRELLQSRLGGLGPMPTRLLARQLQLPETEVEAAALGLQGEGLLLQGRFTPGASEPEWCERHLLARIHRYTLKRLRREIEPVEPRDFARFLFEWQHVSAASRVSGPEALSGVLTLLEGYEAPAALWEAELLPARVNDYASAWLDDLCTAGRVMWTRLRPSTPENRTGRAGSSLRSTPIVLLPRRSAAMWTQLASVPLDDAALGSRAQRVAAWLGERGASFFDEIADGVRLLGTELEDALSELVSRGFVRCDSYAGLRALLVPASKRSASHSSSRRRRGALFGIEDAGRWSLARPAGIDHAAPDAIEQVSRVLLRRYGVMCWHLIEREAAWLPPWRELVRTYRQLEARGEIRGGRFIAGLSGEQFALPEAIGLMRNVRRQPPDAELICLSAADPANLLGSVLPGNRAPRVPGSRVLYRGGIPIATSIAGEIQVLVPLDAASEKEARQVLTLHPAFRSTSVTRSTTVEG